The following proteins come from a genomic window of Iamia sp. SCSIO 61187:
- a CDS encoding RNA polymerase sigma factor, translating into MVGRRRSDGGDDEADVTPEPASSDQGAALLELYDRALPEVYGYLLPRCGSRTTAEDVTSETFLAAVDAVQRGTVPHMSVPWLIGVARHKLVDHWRRTAREDRRVLRLASEPARDVDDPWDGEVDAAVARDVLASLGPHHRAALTLRYLDGLSVPEVAHHLDRTVHATEALLIRAKAAFRRALPEGGTDRG; encoded by the coding sequence ATGGTCGGGCGTCGGAGGAGCGACGGTGGCGACGATGAGGCAGACGTGACACCGGAACCGGCGTCGTCCGACCAGGGCGCCGCGCTGCTCGAGCTCTACGACCGGGCCCTGCCCGAGGTGTACGGCTACCTGCTGCCGCGGTGCGGGTCCCGTACGACCGCCGAGGACGTCACGTCCGAGACCTTCCTGGCCGCCGTCGACGCGGTCCAGCGGGGCACGGTCCCCCACATGAGCGTGCCCTGGCTGATCGGCGTGGCCCGCCACAAGCTGGTCGACCACTGGCGCCGGACCGCCCGCGAGGACCGGCGGGTTCTGCGCCTGGCCTCCGAACCCGCCCGCGACGTGGACGACCCGTGGGACGGCGAGGTCGACGCCGCCGTGGCCCGCGACGTGCTCGCCTCGCTGGGCCCGCACCACCGGGCCGCCCTGACCCTGCGCTACCTCGACGGGCTCAGCGTCCCCGAGGTCGCCCACCACCTCGACCGCACCGTCCACGCCACCGAGGCCCTGCTGATCCGGGCCAAGGCGGCGTTCCGCCGGGCGCTCCCCGAAGGGGGGACCGATCGTGGTTGA
- a CDS encoding VOC family protein gives MVDPLDALRLPASPVAPDPAFRDRLRARLEAALAPDPDDLPPIQLRPQEDTVSDTATTTAAALTPYLSVADAAAALDWYRDVLGALETSRFVGDDGRVGHAEVVIGGSRLMLADEYPEVDVHGPGHYGGTPVSLHLDVVDVDHTYRLAVEHGAASEREPSDQFHGNRNAIVRDPWGHRWMLTQPISAERATAAADADPGDFGDVREYQVSGRPPVEPGYLTMATRDLDRARAFFGALFAWQVEPGNVEGGGHVANTRFPMGFMATDDATPGGAVTVYFRVDDIEAYATRVEELGGQVLARSEYPSGGNAECVDDQGFRFDLFRPAPGY, from the coding sequence GTGGTTGACCCGCTCGACGCCCTGCGCCTGCCGGCCTCGCCGGTGGCCCCCGACCCCGCGTTCCGGGACCGCCTGCGGGCCCGGCTGGAGGCCGCCCTGGCCCCCGACCCCGACGACCTCCCCCCCATCCAGCTCCGTCCCCAGGAGGACACCGTGTCGGACACCGCCACCACCACCGCCGCCGCCCTCACGCCGTACCTCTCCGTCGCCGACGCCGCCGCCGCCCTCGACTGGTACCGGGACGTCCTCGGAGCGCTCGAGACGTCCCGCTTCGTCGGCGACGACGGTCGGGTCGGCCACGCCGAGGTCGTCATCGGGGGGTCCCGGCTGATGCTGGCCGACGAGTACCCCGAGGTCGACGTCCACGGCCCCGGCCACTACGGCGGGACGCCGGTGTCGCTGCACCTCGACGTGGTCGACGTCGACCACACCTACCGGCTCGCCGTCGAGCACGGGGCCGCGAGCGAGCGGGAGCCGTCCGACCAGTTCCACGGCAACCGCAACGCCATCGTCCGCGACCCGTGGGGCCACCGGTGGATGCTCACCCAGCCCATCTCGGCCGAGCGGGCGACGGCTGCGGCCGACGCCGACCCCGGCGACTTCGGCGACGTGCGCGAGTACCAGGTGAGCGGGCGCCCCCCGGTCGAGCCCGGCTACCTCACCATGGCCACCCGCGACCTCGATCGGGCCCGGGCCTTCTTCGGCGCCCTGTTCGCCTGGCAGGTCGAGCCCGGGAACGTCGAGGGCGGGGGCCACGTCGCCAACACCCGGTTCCCCATGGGCTTCATGGCGACCGACGACGCCACGCCGGGCGGCGCCGTCACCGTCTACTTCCGGGTCGACGACATCGAGGCCTACGCCACCCGGGTCGAGGAGCTGGGCGGCCAGGTCCTGGCCCGCAGCGAGTACCCGTCGGGCGGCAACGCCGAGTGCGTCGACGACCAGGGCTTCCGCTTCGACCTCTTCCGCCCCGCCCCCGGCTACTGA
- a CDS encoding penicillin acylase family protein, with translation MRTHLARRGLAVALATLVLAVGCSGDDGGDDEARPGDDAGTDVEVRGDEGAYEATIRRDAAGVPHITGETVRDLTFGQGWASGEDRTCDLADQIIKVTGQRARWFGRGEEDANLESDVAWRAIGIAEVAAADWEEASDEVRDLLTAYADGWNAHLADVGADGIGDWCEGEEWVRPVEPVEVYTYARAIALQASSGAVADLLATAQPPAAGDTAPTTEPTAATVGATLPGAIAPVAASNGWAVGAARSTEGGGMLVGNPHFPWEGELRFWEVHLTVPGEVDVYGVQLSGVPGIGIGFTETFGWTHTVSAGNRFTAYRLDLVPGDPTRYVYGDEERAIEPTEVSIGVMGDDGEVTEETRTIWRSHYGPMLDFPGFGWTDTAAITFRDANIDNDEFVEQYLQMLQADDLDDFIAVHRDTTGVPLFNTVATSADGRAWYADTSATPALSDEALAAYELSLESDPIVGVAADSGAVLLDGSDPLFEWEEREGARDPGLVPYDEMPVTERDDYVFNANDSFWISHATELLAGDYSPLHGRQGVAPSVRTRENAVVLDDTTPEGPAGDDGTFTLDELADAALQNRGFTSRSLLDAVVERCTGAAPVTVAALTDDEDGEVLPAATVDLAEACAVLDGWDGVYDLDRAGAIVWRELMDGFSRDELSDAGPVWAEPFDPADPVATPSGLAPAPAGEDPILVALARAVQILDAAGIAVDTPLGEVQQADRNGTLVPIHGGNGVDGTTNVVGYGGRASILDPTLDEIEVDWLADFSDLGRYVGATGAELDGYPINNGTSFLYALAFGEDGPEAKAFLTYGDTADRSDPLYTEATEAFSDKAWRDVAFTEDDVAAAAETEVRVQG, from the coding sequence TTGCGCACCCACCTCGCCCGTCGCGGCCTCGCCGTCGCGCTCGCCACCCTCGTCCTGGCCGTCGGCTGCTCCGGCGACGACGGGGGAGACGACGAGGCCCGTCCCGGCGACGACGCCGGGACCGACGTCGAGGTCCGGGGGGACGAGGGGGCCTACGAGGCGACGATCCGTCGCGACGCGGCCGGCGTCCCCCACATCACCGGCGAGACGGTCCGCGACCTCACCTTCGGCCAGGGCTGGGCCAGCGGCGAGGACCGGACCTGCGACCTGGCCGACCAGATCATCAAGGTGACGGGCCAGCGGGCCCGCTGGTTCGGACGCGGCGAGGAGGACGCCAACCTGGAGTCCGACGTCGCCTGGCGGGCCATCGGCATCGCCGAGGTGGCCGCCGCCGACTGGGAGGAGGCGAGCGACGAGGTCCGCGACCTCCTGACCGCCTACGCCGACGGCTGGAACGCCCACCTGGCCGACGTCGGGGCCGACGGCATCGGCGACTGGTGCGAAGGCGAGGAGTGGGTGCGCCCGGTCGAGCCGGTCGAGGTCTACACCTACGCCCGCGCCATCGCCCTCCAGGCCTCCAGCGGTGCCGTGGCCGACCTCCTGGCGACGGCCCAGCCCCCGGCGGCCGGCGACACCGCCCCGACCACCGAGCCGACGGCGGCGACGGTCGGGGCGACGCTCCCGGGGGCCATCGCCCCCGTGGCCGCCTCCAACGGCTGGGCCGTCGGCGCGGCCCGCTCGACCGAGGGCGGCGGGATGCTCGTCGGCAACCCCCACTTCCCGTGGGAGGGCGAGCTCCGGTTCTGGGAGGTCCACCTGACCGTCCCCGGCGAGGTCGACGTGTACGGCGTGCAGCTCTCGGGTGTCCCCGGCATCGGCATCGGCTTCACCGAGACCTTCGGGTGGACCCACACCGTGTCGGCTGGCAACCGCTTCACCGCCTACCGCCTGGACCTCGTGCCCGGCGACCCGACCCGCTACGTGTACGGCGACGAGGAGCGGGCCATCGAGCCCACCGAGGTGAGCATCGGGGTCATGGGCGACGACGGAGAGGTCACCGAGGAGACCCGCACGATCTGGCGCAGCCACTACGGCCCGATGCTCGACTTCCCCGGGTTCGGGTGGACCGACACGGCGGCTATCACCTTCCGCGACGCCAACATCGACAACGACGAGTTCGTCGAGCAGTACCTCCAGATGCTGCAGGCCGACGACCTCGACGACTTCATCGCCGTGCACCGCGACACCACCGGCGTCCCCCTGTTCAACACGGTGGCGACCTCCGCCGACGGCCGGGCCTGGTACGCCGACACCTCGGCCACCCCGGCGCTGTCCGACGAGGCCCTGGCCGCCTACGAGCTGTCGCTCGAGTCCGACCCGATCGTCGGCGTGGCGGCCGACAGCGGGGCGGTGCTCCTCGACGGGTCGGACCCGCTGTTCGAGTGGGAGGAGCGCGAGGGCGCCCGGGACCCGGGTCTGGTGCCGTACGACGAGATGCCGGTGACCGAGCGCGACGACTACGTGTTCAACGCCAACGACTCGTTCTGGATCAGCCACGCCACCGAGCTGCTCGCCGGCGACTACTCCCCGCTCCACGGGCGCCAGGGCGTCGCCCCGTCGGTCCGGACGCGGGAGAACGCGGTGGTGCTGGACGACACCACGCCGGAGGGGCCGGCCGGGGACGACGGCACCTTCACGCTCGACGAGCTGGCCGACGCCGCCCTCCAGAACCGCGGCTTCACCTCCCGGAGCCTGCTCGACGCCGTCGTCGAGCGCTGCACCGGCGCGGCGCCGGTCACCGTCGCCGCCCTCACCGACGACGAGGACGGCGAGGTGCTGCCGGCCGCCACCGTGGACCTGGCCGAGGCGTGCGCCGTCCTCGACGGCTGGGACGGGGTCTACGACCTCGACCGCGCCGGGGCCATCGTGTGGCGCGAGCTGATGGACGGCTTCAGCCGCGACGAGCTCTCCGACGCCGGTCCGGTCTGGGCCGAGCCGTTCGACCCGGCCGACCCGGTGGCCACCCCGTCGGGCCTGGCCCCGGCCCCCGCCGGCGAGGACCCGATCCTGGTCGCCCTGGCCCGGGCGGTCCAGATCCTCGACGCCGCCGGGATCGCCGTCGACACCCCGCTCGGCGAGGTCCAGCAGGCCGACCGCAACGGCACCCTGGTGCCGATCCACGGGGGCAACGGTGTCGACGGCACGACGAACGTGGTCGGCTACGGCGGCCGGGCGTCGATCCTCGACCCGACCCTCGACGAGATCGAGGTCGACTGGCTGGCCGACTTCTCCGACCTGGGTCGCTACGTCGGAGCGACGGGCGCCGAGCTCGACGGGTACCCGATCAACAACGGCACGTCGTTCCTCTACGCCCTCGCCTTCGGCGAGGACGGCCCCGAGGCCAAGGCGTTCCTCACCTACGGCGACACCGCCGACCGGTCGGACCCCCTCTACACCGAGGCGACCGAGGCCTTCTCCGACAAGGCGTGGCGCGACGTGGCCTTCACCGAGGACGACGTGGCCGCCGCCGCCGAGACCGAGGTCCGCGTCCAGGGCTGA
- a CDS encoding DEAD/DEAH box helicase: MPPTFADLGVPEKLVRALHERGLTEPFPIQAATLPDALAGRDVCGRAPTGSGKTLAFGIPLAVRVTNASPKRPKALVLVPTRELAAQVRDELVKLVKPFGRTVHAFYGGVGFGAQVKALRAGVDIVVACPGRLADLIQQGHVRLDRVDMVVLDEADRMADMGFLPEVKRLLDQVMPDRQTLLFSATLDGDVDVLIKRYQSNPVRHGVDKDEDEPVNRHVLWRAERDEKVALTAEIVRAHWPAIVFSRTKHGADRIARQLGKLGVDAVAIHGNRSQGQRERALRDFTSARAQALVATDVAARGIHVDGVACVVHFDAPPDHKDFVHRSGRTGRAGAEGLVVTLTPRSDARDVAKMMGKAGHPVHAADPDVRSLGQPAPVPTRPAPSPDDLAHRPAPSGGGGGGRSGGKPRSRNGRRDDRPERRDDRDRRPAGNGAPRKPRASGAKLNSSGQPRRSGGSGGPGGQGRPGGGASRPPAGARSGGGGGRRRGR; this comes from the coding sequence GTGCCCCCCACCTTCGCCGATCTCGGCGTGCCCGAGAAGCTCGTCCGCGCCCTCCACGAGCGCGGCCTCACCGAGCCGTTCCCCATCCAGGCGGCCACGCTGCCCGACGCCCTCGCCGGCCGTGACGTCTGCGGCCGGGCCCCGACGGGGTCGGGCAAGACCCTCGCCTTCGGCATCCCCCTCGCCGTCCGGGTCACCAACGCCTCGCCCAAGCGGCCCAAGGCCCTCGTGCTGGTCCCCACCCGCGAGCTGGCGGCCCAGGTCCGCGACGAGCTGGTCAAGCTGGTCAAGCCCTTCGGCCGGACCGTCCACGCCTTCTACGGCGGCGTCGGCTTCGGCGCCCAGGTGAAGGCCCTCCGCGCCGGCGTCGACATCGTCGTCGCCTGTCCCGGCCGCCTGGCCGACCTGATCCAGCAGGGCCACGTCCGGCTCGACCGGGTCGACATGGTCGTGCTCGACGAGGCCGACCGCATGGCCGACATGGGGTTCCTCCCCGAGGTCAAGCGCCTGCTCGACCAGGTGATGCCCGACCGCCAGACGCTGCTCTTCTCGGCCACCCTCGACGGCGACGTCGACGTGCTGATCAAGCGCTACCAGAGCAACCCCGTCCGCCACGGCGTGGACAAGGACGAGGACGAGCCGGTCAACCGGCACGTCCTCTGGCGGGCCGAGCGCGACGAGAAGGTCGCCCTCACCGCCGAGATCGTCCGGGCCCACTGGCCGGCCATCGTGTTCAGCCGGACCAAGCACGGTGCCGATCGCATCGCCCGCCAGCTGGGCAAGCTCGGCGTCGACGCCGTGGCCATCCACGGCAACCGCTCGCAGGGCCAGCGCGAGCGGGCGCTGCGGGACTTCACGTCGGCCCGGGCCCAGGCCCTGGTCGCCACCGACGTCGCCGCCCGCGGCATCCACGTCGACGGCGTGGCGTGCGTCGTCCACTTCGACGCACCACCGGACCACAAGGACTTCGTCCACCGCTCCGGTCGCACCGGCCGGGCCGGGGCCGAGGGCCTCGTCGTCACCCTGACCCCCCGGTCGGACGCCCGCGACGTGGCCAAGATGATGGGCAAGGCGGGCCACCCGGTCCACGCCGCCGACCCCGACGTCCGCAGCCTGGGCCAGCCGGCCCCGGTGCCGACCCGTCCGGCACCGAGCCCCGACGACCTGGCCCACCGCCCGGCCCCCTCGGGTGGCGGCGGCGGTGGTCGCTCGGGCGGCAAGCCCCGCAGCCGGAACGGTCGTCGCGACGACCGACCGGAGCGGCGCGACGACCGCGACCGTCGCCCCGCCGGCAACGGTGCGCCCCGCAAGCCCCGCGCCAGCGGAGCCAAGCTCAACAGCTCGGGCCAGCCCCGCCGCAGCGGCGGCAGCGGCGGGCCCGGCGGGCAGGGCCGTCCCGGTGGCGGCGCCAGCCGTCCGCCGGCCGGTGCCCGCTCCGGTGGCGGCGGCGGCCGTCGCCGCGGTCGCTGA
- a CDS encoding hemolysin III family protein: MTADGGTSTRPEEVSPIETVDDAVSHIMAVLERPRLRGRLHLLAAVVSIGGLVWLVRAAESTEATVAAWVYGVTSLLLYATSGTYHVFARSPRARRIMQRADHSMIYLLIAGSATPAALLLIDGWTQAAMLGLLWSGAATGVVIKLVAFERFRKLGGALYIVLGWAGLLALPAFLAHPGALALMVVAGVLYTVGAILFAAGWPDISPRWFGYHEVWHVMGVTAGILLFVMNLGLISQG, encoded by the coding sequence GTGACGGCCGACGGAGGCACCAGCACCCGCCCCGAGGAGGTGAGCCCCATCGAGACCGTGGACGACGCCGTCAGCCACATCATGGCCGTGCTCGAACGCCCCCGCCTGCGGGGCCGGCTGCACCTGCTCGCCGCCGTCGTGTCGATCGGCGGCCTGGTCTGGCTGGTGCGGGCGGCCGAGAGCACCGAGGCCACCGTCGCCGCCTGGGTCTACGGCGTGACGTCGCTCCTGCTGTACGCCACGAGCGGGACCTACCACGTCTTCGCCCGCTCGCCCCGGGCCCGCCGGATCATGCAGCGGGCCGACCACTCGATGATCTACCTGCTCATCGCCGGCAGCGCCACGCCTGCCGCCCTCCTCCTCATCGACGGCTGGACCCAGGCCGCCATGCTCGGCCTCCTGTGGTCCGGCGCCGCCACCGGCGTGGTCATCAAGCTGGTGGCCTTCGAGCGGTTCCGGAAACTGGGTGGAGCCCTCTACATCGTCCTGGGCTGGGCCGGCCTGCTCGCCCTGCCGGCGTTCCTGGCCCACCCCGGCGCCCTCGCCCTCATGGTGGTGGCCGGCGTCCTCTACACGGTGGGCGCCATCCTCTTCGCCGCCGGCTGGCCCGACATCTCCCCCCGCTGGTTCGGCTACCACGAGGTGTGGCACGTCATGGGCGTGACCGCCGGGATCCTCCTGTTCGTGATGAACCTGGGCCTGATCAGCCAGGGCTGA
- a CDS encoding patatin-like phospholipase family protein, whose product MTTAFVLTGGANLGAIQVGMLLALEEAGIHPDLYVGTSVGAVNATFMAGRPGGGGAQALAGVWSRLRRQDVFPTTPMRSLRSARGREPGLVSPDALGRLVRTHLPYRDLEQAPVPVTVIAVDVCTSADVALSRGPAVEAVLASAAIPGIFPPVDLGGRTFMDGGVVDNAPISHAVALGADTIWVLPAGYACALPEPPRSALGMALQGLNVLVQRRLAHDLEVYGDRADIRVVPPLCPVRVAPTDFSRSQQLVEDGRRSTQQWLRRGRTGGAPIGPHGHMHLGH is encoded by the coding sequence GTGACCACGGCGTTCGTGCTGACGGGTGGGGCCAACCTGGGGGCCATCCAGGTCGGGATGCTGCTCGCCCTCGAGGAGGCGGGGATCCACCCCGACCTCTACGTGGGGACCTCGGTCGGCGCCGTCAACGCCACCTTCATGGCCGGCCGGCCCGGTGGGGGAGGGGCGCAGGCCCTGGCGGGCGTCTGGTCCCGGCTGCGGCGCCAGGACGTGTTCCCGACCACGCCGATGCGGAGCCTCCGCAGCGCCCGCGGCCGCGAGCCGGGGCTCGTGTCACCCGACGCCCTCGGGCGGCTGGTCCGCACCCACCTGCCCTACCGGGACCTCGAGCAGGCGCCGGTCCCGGTGACGGTCATCGCCGTCGACGTGTGCACCTCGGCCGACGTGGCCCTGTCTCGGGGCCCGGCGGTCGAGGCGGTGCTGGCCAGCGCGGCCATCCCCGGGATCTTCCCGCCGGTGGACCTCGGGGGGCGGACGTTCATGGACGGGGGCGTGGTCGACAACGCCCCGATCTCCCACGCCGTGGCCCTGGGGGCGGACACGATCTGGGTCCTGCCCGCCGGCTACGCCTGCGCCCTGCCCGAGCCGCCGCGGTCGGCGCTGGGCATGGCCCTGCAGGGGCTCAACGTCCTGGTCCAGCGGCGGCTCGCCCACGACCTCGAGGTGTACGGCGACCGGGCCGACATCCGGGTCGTGCCCCCGCTGTGCCCCGTCCGCGTCGCCCCGACCGACTTCAGCCGGTCGCAGCAGCTGGTCGAGGACGGGCGCCGGTCGACCCAGCAGTGGCTCCGCCGCGGCCGCACCGGCGGCGCCCCCATCGGCCCCCACGGCCACATGCACCTCGGCCACTGA
- a CDS encoding cytochrome P450, which produces MTDTLLDGLDLTSPDLYAERVPLEEFALLRRTAPVWWNAQTVESSGFSDGGFWVLSRHADVKAVSCAREGWSAWENGSIVSFEGGRIEESIDMQRLLLLNMDPPHHTEVRGVISKGCFTPRAIAKLEDGLRARAHRIVADAVAQGRGNFVTDMAAELPLQALADVVGFPQEDRARIFDWSNQMIGATDPDFTGDPLVAATELLAYAYTMGEERRACPMGDVVTRLVQADSPDGALSSEEFGWFIMILAVAGNETTRNAITHGMQAFFDNPDQWELFKEQRPATAADEIVRWATPVVAFQRTATADTAIGGQEIKKGERVGLFYGSANRDEAVFTDPNRFDILRDPNPHVGFGGGGAHFCIGANLARMEINLIFEAIADLAPDISALGPPKRLRMGWLNGVKELPVRYA; this is translated from the coding sequence GTGACCGACACCCTCCTCGACGGCCTGGACCTCACCAGCCCCGACCTCTACGCCGAGCGCGTGCCGCTCGAGGAGTTCGCCCTCCTCCGCCGCACCGCGCCCGTCTGGTGGAACGCCCAGACCGTGGAGTCCTCGGGCTTCTCCGACGGCGGGTTCTGGGTGCTGTCCCGCCACGCCGACGTCAAGGCCGTCTCGTGCGCCCGCGAGGGCTGGTCGGCGTGGGAGAACGGCTCGATCGTCAGCTTCGAGGGCGGGCGCATCGAGGAGTCGATCGACATGCAGCGCCTCCTGCTGCTCAACATGGACCCGCCCCACCACACCGAGGTGCGGGGTGTGATCTCCAAGGGCTGCTTCACCCCCCGGGCCATCGCCAAGCTGGAGGACGGGCTGCGGGCCCGGGCGCACCGGATCGTCGCCGACGCCGTCGCCCAGGGCCGGGGGAACTTCGTCACCGACATGGCCGCCGAGCTCCCGCTCCAGGCCCTGGCCGACGTGGTCGGCTTCCCCCAGGAGGACCGGGCCCGGATCTTCGACTGGTCCAACCAGATGATCGGGGCGACCGACCCCGACTTCACCGGCGACCCGCTCGTCGCCGCGACCGAGCTGCTGGCCTACGCCTACACGATGGGCGAGGAGCGCCGGGCCTGCCCGATGGGCGACGTCGTCACCCGGCTGGTGCAGGCCGACTCGCCCGACGGCGCCCTGAGCTCCGAGGAGTTCGGCTGGTTCATCATGATCCTGGCCGTCGCCGGCAACGAGACGACCCGCAACGCCATCACCCACGGCATGCAGGCCTTCTTCGACAACCCGGACCAGTGGGAGCTGTTCAAGGAGCAGCGCCCCGCCACCGCGGCCGACGAGATCGTGCGGTGGGCCACGCCGGTGGTGGCCTTCCAGCGCACGGCCACGGCCGACACCGCCATCGGCGGGCAGGAGATCAAGAAGGGCGAGCGGGTCGGGCTGTTCTACGGCTCGGCCAACCGGGACGAGGCGGTCTTCACCGACCCGAACCGCTTCGACATCCTCCGGGACCCGAACCCCCACGTCGGCTTCGGGGGCGGCGGCGCCCACTTCTGCATCGGCGCCAACCTGGCCCGCATGGAGATCAACCTGATCTTCGAGGCCATCGCCGACCTGGCGCCGGACATCTCGGCGCTCGGTCCCCCCAAGCGCCTCCGCATGGGCTGGCTCAACGGCGTCAAGGAGCTCCCGGTCCGCTACGCCTGA
- a CDS encoding phosphoribosyltransferase → MRYRDRTHAGEVLAAELRERRDWSEPLVLALPRGGVPVAAPVAHALDADLDVLVVRKVGSPGRPELALGAIAEGSDHVVWGEVVGHRPPDLESVDGVVALERAELARRIGVYRGDRPPPAVAGRDVVVVDDGLATGATAEAALRSVAGGQARSVTLAVPVGPPATIERLAAIADDVCCPMPRADLVAVGTWYVDFAQTTDAEVLTLLGR, encoded by the coding sequence ATGCGGTACCGGGATCGAACCCATGCGGGGGAGGTGCTGGCGGCCGAGCTGCGCGAGCGGCGCGACTGGTCCGAGCCCCTCGTCCTGGCCCTGCCCCGGGGTGGGGTGCCGGTGGCGGCCCCGGTCGCCCACGCCCTCGACGCCGACCTCGACGTCCTGGTGGTCCGCAAGGTCGGCTCGCCCGGCCGCCCCGAGCTGGCGCTGGGGGCCATCGCCGAGGGCAGCGACCACGTCGTGTGGGGCGAGGTGGTGGGCCACCGCCCGCCGGACCTGGAGTCGGTCGACGGTGTCGTGGCCCTCGAGCGGGCCGAGCTGGCCCGGCGCATCGGCGTCTACCGCGGCGACCGACCGCCGCCGGCGGTGGCCGGGCGCGACGTCGTGGTCGTCGACGACGGCCTCGCCACCGGGGCCACGGCCGAGGCCGCCCTGCGCAGCGTCGCCGGCGGGCAGGCCCGCAGCGTGACGCTGGCGGTGCCGGTCGGCCCGCCGGCCACCATCGAGCGGCTGGCCGCCATCGCCGACGACGTGTGCTGCCCGATGCCCCGGGCCGACCTGGTGGCGGTGGGGACCTGGTACGTCGACTTCGCCCAGACCACCGACGCCGAGGTCCTCACCCTGCTGGGGCGCTGA
- a CDS encoding class I adenylate-forming enzyme family protein → MATEPSAPPSAAPALTWDEAVAAVTAEPRFALGEVEVDGITQTVFTNAPPTLRHIFAMWPGRGDDLFLVYEDERRTFGEVADEVAALGAALVGRYGVQPGDRVAIAMRNLPEWVISFAAITSIGAVSVSLNGWWTEDELDFGLDDSGTSVLIADPERIDRTRAACTRLGIATVGVRLPAGEPVPEGVDRWEDVVVLGAELPAVDVGPDDDATILYTSGTTGRPKGAVSTHRAVTQSLMSFGCRAQVQRVRRPAEAAVAAETPPVFILVVPLFHVTGGVAVMLSCALGGVPLVIMYKWDPERALELIERERVTNFVGVPTQSWDLMECPRFAEFDTSSLVSVGGGGAPAPPALVARVDRGFRRGRPSIGYGMTETNAFGPQNSGDDYVTHPTSTGRSLPTLLVEVRDPDGRPLPTGEQGEIWFKGPMVIRGYWNRPDATAEAIVDGWLRTGDVGRIDDEGFVYVEDRAKDLVLRAGENVSCAEVEAAVYEHPAVYEAAVFGVPHERLGEEVAVAVLPKEGHPLDPGDLQAFVGERLAAFKVPSKVVVVDSQLPRNAAGKILKRQLRDEVARAG, encoded by the coding sequence ATGGCCACCGAACCCTCCGCCCCGCCGTCCGCCGCCCCCGCCCTCACGTGGGACGAGGCCGTCGCCGCGGTGACGGCCGAGCCGCGCTTCGCCCTCGGCGAGGTCGAGGTCGACGGCATCACCCAGACCGTCTTCACCAACGCCCCGCCGACGCTGCGGCACATCTTCGCCATGTGGCCGGGGCGGGGCGACGACCTGTTCCTGGTGTACGAGGACGAGCGCCGAACCTTCGGCGAGGTGGCCGACGAGGTCGCCGCCCTGGGCGCCGCCCTGGTCGGCCGGTACGGCGTGCAGCCCGGCGACCGCGTCGCCATCGCCATGCGCAACCTCCCGGAGTGGGTGATCTCCTTCGCCGCCATCACCTCGATCGGCGCCGTCAGCGTGTCGCTCAACGGCTGGTGGACCGAGGACGAGCTCGACTTCGGCCTCGACGACTCGGGCACGTCGGTGCTCATCGCCGACCCCGAGCGCATCGACCGGACCCGCGCCGCCTGCACCCGCCTCGGCATCGCCACCGTCGGCGTGCGGCTCCCCGCCGGCGAGCCCGTGCCCGAGGGCGTGGACCGCTGGGAGGACGTGGTGGTGCTCGGGGCCGAGCTTCCCGCCGTCGACGTCGGCCCCGACGACGACGCCACCATCCTCTACACGTCGGGGACGACGGGGCGGCCCAAGGGCGCGGTGTCGACGCACCGGGCCGTGACCCAGTCGCTCATGTCGTTCGGGTGCCGAGCCCAGGTGCAGCGGGTCCGCCGCCCGGCCGAGGCCGCGGTGGCGGCCGAGACGCCGCCGGTCTTCATCCTGGTGGTGCCGCTCTTCCACGTCACCGGCGGCGTGGCCGTGATGCTCTCGTGCGCCCTCGGCGGGGTCCCCCTGGTGATCATGTACAAGTGGGACCCGGAGCGGGCCCTCGAGCTGATCGAGCGTGAGCGGGTCACCAACTTCGTGGGCGTGCCCACCCAGTCCTGGGACCTGATGGAGTGCCCTCGGTTCGCCGAGTTCGACACCTCCAGCCTGGTCAGCGTGGGCGGCGGTGGCGCCCCCGCCCCGCCCGCCCTCGTGGCCCGGGTCGACAGGGGCTTCCGGCGGGGCCGGCCCTCCATCGGGTACGGCATGACCGAGACCAACGCCTTCGGACCCCAGAACTCGGGGGACGACTACGTGACCCACCCGACGAGCACCGGCCGGTCCCTGCCCACCCTCCTCGTCGAGGTCCGTGACCCCGACGGCCGCCCCCTCCCCACCGGCGAGCAGGGCGAGATCTGGTTCAAGGGCCCGATGGTGATCCGGGGCTACTGGAACCGGCCCGACGCCACCGCCGAGGCCATCGTCGACGGGTGGCTGCGCACCGGCGACGTGGGCCGCATCGACGACGAGGGCTTCGTCTACGTCGAGGACCGGGCCAAGGACCTCGTGCTGCGCGCCGGCGAGAACGTGTCGTGCGCCGAGGTCGAGGCCGCCGTCTACGAGCATCCGGCCGTGTACGAGGCGGCCGTGTTCGGCGTGCCCCACGAGCGGCTGGGCGAGGAGGTCGCGGTCGCGGTCCTGCCCAAGGAGGGGCACCCGCTCGACCCCGGCGACCTCCAGGCCTTCGTCGGGGAGCGCCTCGCCGCCTTCAAGGTGCCGAGCAAGGTGGTCGTGGTCGACAGCCAGCTGCCCCGCAACGCAGCGGGCAAGATCCTGAAGCGCCAGCTGCGCGACGAGGTCGCCAGGGCCGGCTGA